In the Mesorhizobium sp. M1D.F.Ca.ET.043.01.1.1 genome, CGCAGGACAACGGCCAAAAACTTTCCGAGGACGAGCTGGTTTCCTCGGCGATCCTCTTGCTCAACGCCGGCCACGAGGCGACCGTGCACCAGACCGGCAATGCGGTGCGCTCGATCCTGGCGCAAGGCGGCGACGCGCGCCGCTTCTTCGAAACACCTGAGGCGAATGTCGCGACGGTCGAGGAATGCCTGCGCTACGATGCGCCGCTGCACATGTTCCTGCGTTACGCCTATGAAGAGATCGAAGTTGCGCCGGGCATTCCGGTCAAGCCCGGCGAGATGGTCGCGCTGCTGCTCGGCATGGCCAATCGCGATCCGCTGGCGTTCGCCGGACCTGACATTTTCAACCCGGCGCGCACGGACCAGAAGAACGTCTCCTTCGGCGCCGGCATCCATTTCTGCATCGGCGCGCCGCTGGCCAGACTTGAATTGCAGGTGTCGTTGAAAGCGCTGTGCGAGCGCCTGCCAAAGTTGCGTTTGGCCGAGGAGCCGCGCTTCCGCGACAGCTATCACTTTCATGGGCTGGAGCGGCTCGCCGTAACTTTCTGAGACGACACGAAATGCGGTTTGCCTTCTTGCAGGAACCTCCCTTCTGCTTCACCGATGCATCCGGCAAGCTCGGCGGCTGCGACGTGAAACTCGCCGAGAAGATTTGCCGGATGCTCGCGCTGGCGGATTTCGCGCCAATCGAGACGGAGTTCGCCGACCTGCTGCCCGGAGTGGCCAACGGCCGCTGGGACATGACCACCGGTCTGTTCATCTCGGACGAGCGCAGAAAACTCGTCGACTTTACACGGCCTATCTGGTCGCTGCCGGACGGGCTGATGGTCACAAAGGACAATCCGCTAAGCGTGGAGGGCTACCGCTCCCTCGCTCGAAATCCTTCAGCGATACTAGCTGTGATATCGGACCAGATTCAGCATCGAACCGCGTTGCAGAACGGCGTTCCGCCGGAGCGGATCACGGTACTCGCCACGCAAGCAGAGGCGGCGGAAGCGGTGGCCACCGGCACGGTGCAGGCCTATGCCAGCGTCGCCATGGCGCATCGCGGCTACATCGCCCGGCGACCTGATGCACCGCTCGAAGTCATCGACGTGCCGGCTTCCGAAAAGCAGCCTGCCGCCGGCGCCTTCGCGCTGGCCAAGAGCAACGATGTGCTGCGCCAGAAAGTGGATCGGTGCCTGGATGAACTGCTCGGCAGCCCGTGGCACCGGACGATGATGAGCGAGTGCGGATTTTCCGGCGACGATATCGACCGGCTGTTGTGAACCGGCCGAAAGCCGTCAAAGCTTGATCACATATTCCTTGCGGGTGGTCTCCAGCACTTCCCAGCTCCCCTTGAAGCCGGGCCGCAGCACGAAACTGTCGCCGGCCCTGACCGTGCGCGCCTCGCCGCCGTCCTCGGTGATCACCGAGACGCCGGACAGGATGTGACAGAACTCCCATTCGTCATAGACGATGCGCCACTTGCCAGGCGTCGCTTCCCAGATGCCGGCATAGAGGCCGCCGTCCCGTTCCTCGACATTCCAGGTGCGGAATTTGGGATCGCCCGACACCACGCGGTCCGGAGCCGGCGCGCCGGGCTCCGGCTCGACGCGTTGGGTATCCACCGTGAGAAAGGCCGACATCGGATCAAACCTTGCTGAGCGCCTGCTCGAGATCGGCGACGATGTCGTTGACATCCTCGATGCCGATCGACAGCCGGACCGTGTCCGGCCCGGCGCCGGCCTTGACCTTCTGCTCGTCTGAAAGCTGACGGTGCGTGGTCGAGGCCGGATGGATGACCAGCGACTTGGTGTCGCCGACATTGGCGAGGTGCGAGAACAGTTCCAGCGCCTCGACGAACTTGACGCCGGCCTCGTAGCCGCCCTTGAGGCCGAAAGTGAAGACGGCGCCGGCGCCCTGCGGCGAATATTTCTTCTGGAGCGCGTTGTTCTTGTCGCTCGGCAGTCCGGGATAGTTCACCCAGGCGACTTTCGGATGGTTCGAAAGCCAGGCGGCGACGCTCACCGCGTTGTCGCAATGGCGCTGCATGCGCAGCGGTAAGGTTTCCAGGCCGGTCAGGATCAGGAAGGCATTGAAGGGCGAGATCGCCGGGCCGAGATCGCGCAGGCCGAGCACGCGGGCGGCGATGGCAAAGGCGAAGTTGCCGAAGGTCTCATGCAGCACGAGGCCGCCATATTCGGGGCGCGGCTCCGACAGCATCGGATATTTGCCCGACTTCGACCAGTCGAAGGTACCGCCATCGACGATGGCGCCGCCGATCGAATTGCCGTGGCCGCCGATGAACTTGGTCAGCGAATGCACGACGATGTCGGCGCCATGCTCGATCGGCCGCACCAGATAGGGCGAGGCCAGCGTGTTGTCGACGATCAGCGGCAGGCCGTGCTTGCGGGCGATGTCGCCGATCTTCTCGATGTCGACGAAAATGCCGCCGGGATTGGCCAGGCTCTCGATGAAGATCGCCTTGGTCCTGTCGTCGATCTGGCTCTCAAAGGTCGACGGGTCGTTGGTATCGGCCCAACGCACCTCCCAGCCATAGTTCTTGAAGGCGTGACCGAACTGGTTGATCGAACCGCCATAGAGCTTTGTGGCGGATACGAAATTATCGCCAGGCTGCATCAGATTGTGGAAGACCAGCACCTGCGCGGCATGGCCGGAGGCAACGGCAAGCGCCGCCGTGCCGCCTTCAAGCGCTGCAAGCCGCTCTTCGAGCACCGCCTGGGTCGGGTTCATGATGCGGGTGTAGATGTTGCCGAATGCCTTCAGCCCGAACAGCGAGGCGGCGTGGTCGGCGTCATCGAAGACGTAGGAGGTGGTCTGGTAGATCGGCGTGGCGCGGGCGCCGGTCGCCGGATCCGGCTTGGCGCCGGCGTGAACGGCGAGCGTGTTGAAACCGGGCGTACGGGTCATCGAAGCCTCCCTCTCTAAACCTTTCGAAATCGCCGGGCATTCTTGGCGAAGCGCGGTCGCGAATGCAAAGAAGAAAATACCTTTCGGCGTACGATCTGCGGCGAACGCCCGGGAAAATCCATTTCTTCCCAGAATAATTTTGCGCGCCTGGTTATCGGCCTATTTCTGCCTCACGCCAAAACTCTGGAAGCCCTGCCGCATCACAGGCTTCTTCGACGACAGCACGCCGGAATTGACGCCGGTCCAGCCGATCTCGCCCGACAGCTTGCCGTATTCGATCTTCGGGCAACGGTTCATCACCACCTTGATGCCGGCGGCCTCGGCGCGCGCGGCGGCCTCGTCATGGCGCACGCCGAGCTGCATCCAGACCACCTTCGGCAGCGGATCGAGCTTCAGCACCTGGTCGACGACGCCCGGCACCGCCGCCGAGCCGCGAAAAATGTCGATCATGTCGACCGGCTGCGGCAGGTCGGCCAGGCTGGCGTAGACGGGGCGGCCGAGGATTTCCTTGCCAGCATGACCCG is a window encoding:
- a CDS encoding transporter substrate-binding domain-containing protein; the encoded protein is MRFAFLQEPPFCFTDASGKLGGCDVKLAEKICRMLALADFAPIETEFADLLPGVANGRWDMTTGLFISDERRKLVDFTRPIWSLPDGLMVTKDNPLSVEGYRSLARNPSAILAVISDQIQHRTALQNGVPPERITVLATQAEAAEAVATGTVQAYASVAMAHRGYIARRPDAPLEVIDVPASEKQPAAGAFALAKSNDVLRQKVDRCLDELLGSPWHRTMMSECGFSGDDIDRLL
- a CDS encoding cupin domain-containing protein, which produces MSAFLTVDTQRVEPEPGAPAPDRVVSGDPKFRTWNVEERDGGLYAGIWEATPGKWRIVYDEWEFCHILSGVSVITEDGGEARTVRAGDSFVLRPGFKGSWEVLETTRKEYVIKL
- a CDS encoding O-acetylhomoserine aminocarboxypropyltransferase, whose amino-acid sequence is MTRTPGFNTLAVHAGAKPDPATGARATPIYQTTSYVFDDADHAASLFGLKAFGNIYTRIMNPTQAVLEERLAALEGGTAALAVASGHAAQVLVFHNLMQPGDNFVSATKLYGGSINQFGHAFKNYGWEVRWADTNDPSTFESQIDDRTKAIFIESLANPGGIFVDIEKIGDIARKHGLPLIVDNTLASPYLVRPIEHGADIVVHSLTKFIGGHGNSIGGAIVDGGTFDWSKSGKYPMLSEPRPEYGGLVLHETFGNFAFAIAARVLGLRDLGPAISPFNAFLILTGLETLPLRMQRHCDNAVSVAAWLSNHPKVAWVNYPGLPSDKNNALQKKYSPQGAGAVFTFGLKGGYEAGVKFVEALELFSHLANVGDTKSLVIHPASTTHRQLSDEQKVKAGAGPDTVRLSIGIEDVNDIVADLEQALSKV
- a CDS encoding CoA-binding protein, with the protein product MNHDAYDNTYIAGILNSVKTVAMVGASPNDVRPSFFVLKYLLAKGFSVFPINPGHAGKEILGRPVYASLADLPQPVDMIDIFRGSAAVPGVVDQVLKLDPLPKVVWMQLGVRHDEAAARAEAAGIKVVMNRCPKIEYGKLSGEIGWTGVNSGVLSSKKPVMRQGFQSFGVRQK